Proteins found in one Triticum urartu cultivar G1812 chromosome 4, Tu2.1, whole genome shotgun sequence genomic segment:
- the LOC125553898 gene encoding AP2-like ethylene-responsive transcription factor AIL7: MMSPPTNGSASLPVTDLSDAVLFPFDGFSADDFFATAPPPLPPPLGADPGRLLLASSRNDVHASTDLAVAAPVETTGSSSALAAALPLTPSSGQRTSCYRGVTRHRWTKRYEAHLWDNTCRREGQKRKGRQVYLGGYEKEDRAARAYDLAALKYWGVNATTNFPKENYIRELEEMQNMSRHELVASLRRKSSGFSRGASVYRGVTRHHQHGRWQARIGRVAGNKDLYLGTFATEEEAAEAYDIAALKFRGDNAVTNFEPSRYNLEAIACSDLPVNGRRMSSHKPTAAAAPEAQGEITFVSSAPPIPQQSCSDVQVPPYVLHGLLQLQASEPLHALPLSSYSFGEPSFYWPFGDVEQKVQLDSKVEVAGGILQLANSAV, encoded by the exons ATGATGTCGCCGCCGACGAACGGCTCCGCCTCGCTTCCCGTGACGGACCTGTCCGACGCGGTACTCTTCCCCTTCGACGGCTTCTCCGCCGACGACTTCTTCGCCACCGCCCCgcctccgcttcctcctcctctcgGCGCCGACCCGGGGCGCCTCCTCCTCGCGTCCTCCCGCAACGACGTCCACGCCTCCACGGACCTGGCCGTCGCGGCGCCCGTGGAGACCACCGGGAGCTCCTCCGCGCTGGCCGCGGCGCTGCCACTGACGCCGAGCTCCGGCCAAAGGACGTCGTGCTACCGCGGGGTGACCAG GCACCGGTGGACCAAACGGTACGAGGCGCACCTGTGGGACAACACGTGCCGCCGCGAGGGCCAGAAACGCAAGGGACGCCAAG TTTACTTGG GTGGCTATGAAAAAGAAGATAGGGCTGCTAGGGCATATGATCTTGCTGCTCTGAAATACTGGGGTGTCAATGCTACTACTAATTTCCCT AAAGAAAACTACATCAGAGAGCTTGAGGAGATGCAAAACATGAGCAGGCACGAGCTTGTAGCTTCACTGAGGAG GAAGAGCAGTGGCTTCTCTAGGGGTGCATCGGTGTACAGAGGTGTCACAAG GCACCACCAACATGGACGCTGGCAGGCAAGAATTGGCCGTGTTGCAGGCAACAAGGACTTGTACCTGGGAACTTTCG CAACCGAAGAAGAAGCGGCGGAGGCGTACGACATCGCAGCGCTGAAGTTCAGGGGCGACAATGCCGTCACCAACTTCGAGCCCAGCCGGTACAACCTGGAGGCGATCGCCTGCAGCGACCTTCCGGTCAACGGGAGGCGGATGAGCAGCCACAAGCCAACAGCGGCAGCAGCACCAGAAGCGCAAGGCGAGATTACCTTCGTGTCCTCGGCTCCTCCGATTCCCCAGCAGTCGTGCAGTGACGTGCAAGTGCCACCTTACGTCCTCCACGGCCTTCTGCAGCTCCAGGCCTCTGAGCCCCTGCATGCTCTGCCGCTTTCGAGCTACAGCTTTGGGGAGCCCAGCTTCTACTGGCCCTTCGGCGACGTGGAGCAGAAGGTGCAGCTTGACAGCAAGGTGGAAGTGGCTGGTGGCATCCTTCAGCTGGCCAACTCGGCTGTGTAG